A single region of the Epinephelus moara isolate mb chromosome 14, YSFRI_EMoa_1.0, whole genome shotgun sequence genome encodes:
- the gjd2b gene encoding gap junction protein delta 2b produces MGEWTILERLLEAAVQQHSTMIGRILLTVVVIFRILIVAIVGETVYDDEQTMFVCNTLQPGCNQACYDKAFPISHIRYWVFQIIMVCTPSLCFITYSVHQSAKQKERRYSTVYLTLDKDQDSLKRDESKKIKNTVVNGVLQNTENSTKEAEPDCLEVKEIPNSAMRTTKSKMRRQEGISRFYIIQVVFRNALEIGFLVGQYFLYGFNVPSVYECDRYPCIKDVECYVSRPTEKTVFLVFMFAVSGFCVVLNLAELNHLGWRKIKTAVRGVQARRKSIYEIRNKDLPRMSVPNFGRTQSSDSAYV; encoded by the exons ATGGGGGAATGGACTATACTAGAGAGGCTCCTGGAGGCTGCTGTCCAGCAGCACTCTACTATGATAGGAAG GATCCTACTAACAGTGGTGGTCATCTTCCGGATTCTAATCGTAGCAATAGTTGGAGAGACTGTCTATGATGACGAGCAGACCATGTTTGTTTGTAACACCTTACAGCCGGGCTGCAACCAGGCATGCTACGACAAGGCATTTCCCATTTCACACATTAGATATTGGGTTTTTCAGATCATCATGGTGTGCACCCCGAGTCTTTGCTTTATCACGTACTCGGTGCATCAGTCGGCCAAGCAGAAGGAGCGGCGGTACTCAACAGTCTATCTGACACTAGATAAGGATCAAGATTCACTGAAGCGAGACGAGAGCAAAAAGATAAAGAACACGGTTGTAAATGGAGTACTTCAGAACACGGAGAACTCCACCAAAGAAGCCGAGCCGGACTGTTTAGAAGTCAAAGAGATCCCTAATTCGGCAATGAGAACTACAAAGTCCAAAATGAGGCGACAAGAGGGCATCTCCAGGTTTTACATCATCCAGGTGGTTTTCCGAAACGCGCTGGAAATAGGCTTTTTGGTGGGTCAGTATTTCTTGTATGGATTCAACGTCCCGTCGGTGTACGAATGTGACCGCTACCCCTGCATCAAAGACGTCGAGTGCTACGTCTCCAGACCCACGGAGAAGACTGTGTTCCTGGTGTTCATGTTCGCCGTCAGTGGGTTCTGTGTGGTGTTGAACCTGGCAGAACTCAATCACTTGGGGTGGAGGAAAATCAAAACGGCCGTGCGAGGTGTGCAGGCTCGGCGGAAGTCCATTTATGAAATCAGAAACAAGGACTTGCCGAGGATGAGTGTGCCAAATTTTGGCCGCACTCAGTCCAGTGACTCTGCTTATGTGTAA